From Streptomyces sp. TLI_053, a single genomic window includes:
- a CDS encoding suppressor of fused domain protein, whose protein sequence is MRRIPSSAACNGSRAERFSPTHEHREFQRLSSAARTCSSVRLTSSPYVAGQLRASGQAILRGDVVPLPAPLTGGSMTSLYAGLPVYFDDNFFSVTVENGSEVAIVWLIPITAEETAFIRDQGWEAFEDALVRQDPDLARRCGQWSLAEPTGPSPDPGNGHRYSCHNGT, encoded by the coding sequence ATGCGACGTATCCCCAGCTCAGCCGCCTGCAATGGGAGTCGAGCAGAACGGTTCTCTCCCACCCACGAGCACAGGGAGTTTCAACGGCTCTCATCAGCGGCTCGCACCTGTTCCTCGGTACGGCTGACGTCCTCGCCATACGTCGCCGGACAGCTGAGGGCGAGCGGCCAGGCGATTCTTCGCGGCGACGTGGTACCGCTTCCCGCACCGTTGACCGGCGGATCGATGACGTCCCTCTACGCGGGGTTGCCCGTCTACTTCGACGACAACTTCTTCTCGGTCACCGTCGAGAACGGCAGTGAGGTCGCCATCGTCTGGCTCATCCCCATCACAGCAGAGGAGACCGCCTTCATCCGCGACCAGGGCTGGGAGGCCTTCGAAGACGCGCTGGTCCGCCAGGACCCTGATCTCGCCCGACGGTGTGGGCAGTGGAGCCTGGCCGAGCCGACGGGCCCGTCACCAGACCCGGGAAACGGACACCGGTACTCCTGCCACAACGGCACCTGA
- a CDS encoding DUF6882 domain-containing protein, with amino-acid sequence MITAFSDAFLDAAEYHAAWGAQQLELIGRAVPGGPWSADLDECRYESGGRTLRVGLLGSYDTDEQTWLWGWANPGLRGSAVVAAGERIAEFGRRHGIAELAQEGVDLDGFDDPRRAAEALAFLGAAVLGAPGYLGQEAGPGSRVYFVPQDPQLQPAGFDPVAMPRHLLTGAQLFARSPRRVVEGWFALHGVQVQEESDRTTAQLPGGGTAVVSFDELGRISGVDVGPVSA; translated from the coding sequence ATGATCACTGCCTTCTCCGACGCCTTCCTGGACGCCGCCGAGTACCACGCGGCGTGGGGCGCCCAGCAGCTCGAACTGATCGGCCGGGCCGTCCCGGGCGGCCCGTGGAGCGCGGACCTCGACGAGTGCCGCTACGAGTCCGGCGGCCGGACCCTGCGGGTCGGGCTGCTGGGCAGCTACGACACGGACGAGCAGACCTGGCTGTGGGGCTGGGCCAACCCTGGGCTGCGCGGCAGCGCGGTGGTCGCGGCCGGTGAGCGGATCGCCGAGTTCGGCCGCCGACACGGTATCGCCGAGCTGGCGCAGGAGGGCGTGGACCTGGACGGCTTCGACGATCCGCGCCGTGCCGCGGAGGCGCTGGCCTTCCTCGGCGCGGCGGTGCTCGGTGCACCCGGCTACCTCGGCCAGGAGGCCGGCCCCGGGAGCCGGGTCTACTTCGTGCCGCAGGACCCGCAGCTCCAGCCAGCAGGGTTCGACCCGGTCGCCATGCCGCGCCACCTGCTCACCGGTGCGCAGCTCTTCGCCCGCTCGCCGCGGCGGGTGGTCGAAGGCTGGTTCGCCCTGCACGGGGTCCAGGTCCAGGAGGAATCCGACCGGACCACCGCGCAGCTGCCCGGCGGCGGCACCGCGGTGGTCTCCTTCGACGAACTCGGCCGCATCTCGGGCGTCGACGTCGGACCGGTCTCGGCCTAG
- a CDS encoding tetratricopeptide repeat protein, whose product MERVRLAGVDGPGGRGSGYAVGGRLVLTSAHVTGPVGTRVKVFHPAGGGAAQGRVVWSGTPGGRDDAALVLVHDSADWQPPTTPVRWGRAVTDRPGTPCETWGTPDVAQRSGRAVEAEQLRGRLNPGTGFVGNQHVIDLDQPAPVRRADGASPFAGLSGAAVFCDRLLTGVVAADRAHAAHARLNAVPAYALHHDPAFRAALAEWDVGPSGGLQAVEFQDLADRAQDPDRTQRLPSPAALLQARHQIVPFHGRHDLLAELTAWCRLGGFGAWLLHGPGGQGKTRLAHHLAHLLAADGWAVLWPRTTAGPDQLRDLRHAAKPLLVVLDYAETRTAQLTALLEAAADHPANTPLKLLLLARTDGDWWDHAKSATSLAEDHLHAATVRSLAPLEPDVANRPQTYRTAAHALADALPRVQGLAQRVWPSVADALQTPPLEQDGYGNALTLQMTALADLLDTAEPTDQIGSADGGSPGDEAQMVEDRLLRHERRYWHGNAVERGLEPLLSPATLETALAAAHLVGADDREQADRIWTRLPALADQARDRRDAVTAWIGALYPPAGPGRLWGGLEPDRLAERHAGRVLDAGPALAEQLLEGADDSQATQLLTVYSRAAAHPVFRSRLDSPLTDLCARYRWIVPHIVTTATRTGHPAPLIAALDSIIADPSTSLADLTALTHDLPDYSRRLNPVALRLSKVVTDRYRLLNRANPREHLPDLAEAVHAQALFLGSAGRHQESLALAEEAVRTYRRLIAADGNETLYLAGLARSLSLLARELMVAGRLDQALATAQEAEPTWRALADADPVYLFNLAAFLNSYALQLGLAGHEQQSLAVSREAVGRCRTLARSGDDEDLRALAGSLGNYSLRLVKTGHEAEGLAARREATDLYRSLASANPDAYLAEFARSLSDQANQLGSCGEREEGLAAALEGVQHFRTLAEVDGRTYLPDLARALTILAVMLEAVRRSEESLAALQEAVDTWDTVISAVGNAHLPEFAAAAGMLAGRLIECGRDEDALAAGLESVRAWNLLGASRPREFLPDLARALANRALHLGSMERHEEGLEAIQQAIGALAAAHPDTYLPDFDAEHAGDYLPDFAALLAVYADELFAVGRTGDALLAHRECVSAHRALVAAGTDPDTYLPRLAGALVRLAGRLGATGSHDEALEASREAVNLHCASASTNPDGYLLSRETPGAHLPGMAAARYIHARELAALGQVEESVEQFETAVLGYRLLVSAGLTQHLPNVATAATDLSVHLHRAGRLEESLEAIRLAVSALQTLVRKNPDAHLADYVSALDILVDRLSLAERTDECVHIGRLTVLAHRALVTTGPEHLPGLAAALDNLALGHWQAGQHPEGLAAGQEAVDLWRGLVEEDPEAHLPGLARSLKMHSIRLEDNGRQRRALAARQEATDCYRTLATTSPGTRHPHRDPPPAAHIHQEEGPPNAQDSTTAPPSTATGSAAWSTSIRSDVAANLAVDLINRANGLDALGQRAESLATAQQAVDLCRVLVRNYPDTPFPALAKALYNLSIYLGKAGRWPESLAAAQEAVDLRRALVQSDPDRHLPDLAGALNNLAASLGQVGRGQEFLAAAEEAVDHYRALVQTDPGTHRPGLAAALTNLTAGLVETERREESLTVGQESVDLCRTLARTDPDSDPSDLAWALRTLAVALTQAGRVAEGLAAAQEAVDQYRTLAETDPDTHLPDLASALNNLSPLLSDAGRLAEGLAAIREAITIRRALADTNPGLFGPDLQRSLNMAVRLEGLGP is encoded by the coding sequence ATGGAACGGGTACGGCTGGCCGGGGTGGACGGGCCGGGCGGGCGCGGGTCGGGGTACGCGGTCGGCGGGCGCCTGGTGCTGACCTCGGCCCACGTGACCGGCCCTGTCGGCACCAGGGTGAAGGTGTTCCACCCGGCCGGCGGCGGCGCCGCGCAGGGCCGGGTGGTGTGGTCCGGTACTCCGGGCGGGCGCGACGACGCCGCGCTCGTCCTCGTCCATGACAGTGCCGACTGGCAGCCGCCCACCACTCCGGTGCGCTGGGGTCGCGCTGTCACCGACCGCCCCGGCACCCCCTGTGAGACGTGGGGTACGCCCGATGTCGCCCAGCGGTCGGGCCGGGCCGTGGAGGCCGAGCAGCTGCGCGGCCGCCTCAACCCCGGCACGGGTTTCGTCGGCAACCAGCACGTCATCGACCTCGACCAGCCTGCGCCCGTGCGGCGGGCCGACGGAGCATCGCCGTTCGCCGGGCTGTCCGGAGCTGCGGTGTTCTGCGATCGGCTCCTGACCGGTGTCGTCGCCGCCGATCGCGCGCACGCCGCCCATGCGCGGCTGAACGCGGTGCCCGCCTACGCCCTGCACCACGACCCGGCGTTCCGCGCCGCCCTCGCGGAGTGGGACGTCGGCCCGAGCGGAGGTCTGCAGGCGGTCGAGTTCCAGGATCTCGCCGACCGTGCGCAGGACCCCGACCGCACCCAGCGCCTTCCCTCACCCGCGGCGCTCCTCCAGGCCCGCCACCAGATCGTCCCCTTCCACGGCCGCCACGACCTCCTCGCCGAACTGACCGCCTGGTGCCGGCTCGGCGGGTTCGGCGCCTGGCTCCTGCACGGACCCGGCGGGCAGGGCAAGACGCGCCTCGCGCACCACCTCGCCCACCTGCTCGCCGCCGACGGTTGGGCCGTGCTGTGGCCACGCACCACCGCCGGCCCGGACCAGTTGCGCGATCTGCGGCACGCCGCCAAACCCCTGCTGGTCGTCCTCGACTACGCCGAGACCCGCACCGCCCAGCTCACCGCCCTCCTTGAGGCTGCTGCCGACCACCCGGCCAACACGCCCCTGAAGCTCCTTCTCCTGGCCCGGACCGACGGCGACTGGTGGGACCACGCGAAGAGCGCCACGAGCCTTGCCGAGGACCATCTCCATGCCGCCACCGTCCGCTCCCTGGCCCCGTTGGAACCGGACGTCGCGAACCGGCCCCAGACCTACCGCACCGCCGCGCACGCCCTCGCCGATGCCCTCCCCCGCGTTCAGGGGCTGGCCCAACGTGTCTGGCCGTCGGTGGCCGACGCGCTGCAAACCCCACCGCTCGAGCAGGACGGCTACGGGAACGCCCTCACCTTGCAGATGACCGCCTTAGCGGACCTGCTCGACACCGCGGAGCCGACCGATCAGATCGGCTCCGCGGACGGCGGTTCTCCGGGGGACGAGGCGCAGATGGTGGAGGACCGACTCCTGCGCCATGAGCGCCGCTACTGGCACGGCAACGCCGTCGAACGTGGCCTGGAGCCTCTACTGAGCCCCGCAACGCTGGAGACAGCGCTGGCCGCCGCCCATCTCGTCGGCGCCGACGACCGGGAGCAGGCCGACCGGATCTGGACCCGGCTGCCGGCCCTGGCTGACCAGGCTCGTGACCGCCGCGATGCTGTCACCGCATGGATCGGAGCTCTCTACCCACCGGCCGGTCCTGGCCGACTGTGGGGCGGCCTCGAACCCGACCGCCTCGCCGAGCGGCATGCCGGACGCGTCCTGGACGCCGGCCCGGCCCTCGCCGAACAACTCCTCGAGGGCGCCGACGACAGCCAGGCCACCCAACTGCTGACCGTCTACAGCCGCGCCGCCGCCCACCCCGTCTTCCGGTCCCGCCTCGATAGCCCTTTGACCGATCTGTGCGCGCGATACCGCTGGATCGTCCCTCACATCGTCACCACGGCCACCCGGACCGGCCATCCCGCCCCGCTGATCGCCGCCCTCGACTCCATCATCGCCGACCCCTCCACCTCCCTCGCCGACCTCACCGCCCTCACGCATGACCTGCCCGACTACAGCCGACGCCTCAACCCCGTCGCCCTGCGCCTCAGCAAGGTCGTCACCGACCGCTACCGGCTGCTGAACCGGGCGAACCCGCGCGAGCACCTGCCCGACCTCGCCGAGGCGGTGCACGCCCAAGCCCTATTTCTCGGAAGTGCCGGGCGGCACCAGGAGTCGCTGGCGCTGGCGGAGGAAGCCGTCAGGACCTACCGCAGGCTCATCGCGGCAGACGGGAACGAAACCCTCTACCTGGCCGGCCTCGCACGGTCGTTGTCCCTCCTCGCTCGCGAGCTCATGGTGGCAGGACGACTGGACCAGGCCCTGGCCACCGCTCAGGAGGCCGAGCCCACCTGGCGTGCCCTCGCCGACGCGGATCCGGTCTACCTCTTCAACCTCGCCGCGTTCCTCAACAGTTACGCCCTCCAACTGGGCCTGGCCGGGCACGAGCAGCAGAGCCTGGCCGTGTCCCGGGAGGCGGTGGGCCGTTGCCGAACGCTGGCCAGGTCCGGCGACGACGAGGACCTACGAGCCCTCGCCGGAAGCCTGGGCAACTACTCCCTCCGACTGGTGAAGACAGGGCACGAGGCTGAGGGGCTGGCCGCGCGCCGGGAGGCGACCGACCTCTACCGATCACTGGCGTCGGCGAACCCGGACGCCTACCTGGCCGAATTCGCCCGGTCCCTGAGCGACCAGGCCAACCAACTGGGCTCCTGCGGTGAGCGGGAGGAAGGACTCGCGGCGGCTCTAGAAGGTGTCCAACACTTCCGCACGCTGGCCGAGGTGGACGGGCGGACCTACTTGCCCGACCTCGCCAGGGCCTTGACGATCCTCGCCGTCATGCTGGAGGCGGTGCGGCGTTCGGAGGAGAGTCTGGCCGCGCTCCAGGAGGCCGTGGACACGTGGGACACCGTGATCTCGGCGGTAGGGAACGCCCATCTGCCGGAATTCGCGGCCGCTGCCGGGATGCTCGCCGGCCGCTTGATCGAGTGCGGGCGCGACGAGGACGCACTGGCCGCAGGCCTGGAATCCGTGCGAGCCTGGAACCTGCTCGGCGCATCCCGGCCGCGGGAATTTCTGCCCGACCTCGCCCGGGCCCTGGCGAACCGAGCTCTCCACCTGGGCTCGATGGAGAGGCACGAGGAAGGCCTGGAGGCGATCCAGCAGGCGATCGGTGCACTCGCCGCAGCACATCCCGATACGTACCTGCCCGACTTCGACGCCGAACACGCGGGCGACTACCTTCCCGACTTCGCTGCCCTCCTGGCCGTCTACGCCGACGAGCTGTTCGCGGTGGGTCGCACCGGCGACGCTCTCCTCGCCCACCGGGAATGCGTCAGTGCGCACCGCGCGCTGGTCGCAGCCGGCACGGACCCGGACACCTACCTGCCCCGCCTCGCCGGTGCCCTGGTCCGACTCGCCGGTCGACTGGGCGCGACAGGAAGTCACGACGAAGCCCTGGAGGCAAGCCGGGAGGCGGTCAATCTGCACTGCGCATCCGCGAGTACGAACCCGGACGGCTACCTGCTTTCGCGGGAGACCCCCGGTGCCCACCTGCCCGGCATGGCCGCCGCCCGGTACATTCACGCCCGCGAGCTGGCAGCGCTGGGACAGGTGGAGGAGAGCGTCGAGCAATTCGAGACGGCCGTCCTCGGCTACCGCCTGCTCGTCTCGGCCGGCCTGACCCAGCACCTGCCCAATGTCGCCACCGCCGCGACCGACCTCTCCGTCCACCTGCACCGTGCGGGACGGCTCGAGGAATCCCTGGAAGCGATCCGACTGGCCGTGAGTGCTCTCCAAACACTCGTCAGGAAGAACCCGGACGCCCACTTGGCCGACTACGTCTCCGCCCTGGACATCCTCGTCGACCGGCTGTCGCTGGCCGAGCGCACCGACGAGTGCGTCCACATCGGCCGACTGACCGTCCTCGCCCACCGCGCACTCGTCACGACGGGTCCGGAACACCTGCCCGGCCTCGCCGCCGCCTTGGACAACCTCGCTCTGGGACACTGGCAAGCAGGACAGCACCCGGAGGGCCTGGCCGCAGGCCAGGAAGCCGTGGACCTCTGGCGCGGCCTCGTCGAAGAAGACCCCGAGGCGCACCTGCCCGGCCTCGCCAGGTCACTGAAGATGCATTCCATCCGACTGGAGGACAACGGCCGCCAACGGCGGGCCCTGGCCGCTCGTCAAGAAGCCACCGATTGCTACCGAACACTGGCCACCACAAGCCCCGGCACCCGGCATCCCCACCGCGACCCGCCGCCGGCCGCACACATCCACCAGGAGGAGGGTCCCCCGAACGCCCAGGACAGCACTACCGCGCCCCCGAGTACCGCGACCGGCTCCGCGGCCTGGTCCACGTCCATCAGGAGCGACGTTGCGGCAAACCTCGCCGTAGACCTCATCAATCGTGCGAACGGCCTGGACGCGCTCGGCCAGCGGGCCGAAAGCCTGGCAACCGCCCAGCAGGCCGTCGACCTCTGCCGCGTTCTCGTCCGCAACTACCCCGACACCCCTTTCCCCGCCCTCGCCAAGGCCCTGTACAACCTCTCCATCTACCTGGGCAAGGCCGGGCGGTGGCCCGAGAGTCTGGCCGCAGCCCAGGAAGCCGTCGACCTCCGCCGAGCCCTCGTCCAGAGCGACCCCGACCGCCACCTCCCCGACCTCGCCGGAGCCCTCAACAACCTCGCCGCCAGCCTGGGCCAGGTCGGACGGGGCCAGGAGTTCCTGGCTGCTGCCGAGGAAGCCGTCGACCACTACCGCGCACTCGTCCAGACCGACCCGGGCACCCACCGCCCCGGCCTGGCCGCGGCGTTGACCAACCTCACCGCCGGCCTGGTCGAAACGGAACGACGGGAGGAGAGTCTGACCGTGGGGCAGGAAAGCGTCGACCTTTGTCGAACACTCGCGCGCACCGACCCCGATTCGGATCCGTCGGACCTTGCGTGGGCTCTTCGGACCCTGGCCGTCGCTCTGACTCAGGCCGGGCGGGTAGCCGAGGGCCTCGCCGCAGCCCAGGAGGCCGTTGACCAGTACCGCACCCTCGCCGAGACCGACCCGGACACCCACCTCCCCGACCTGGCCAGCGCCCTCAACAACCTCTCCCCCCTGCTGAGCGACGCGGGCCGGCTTGCCGAGGGCCTGGCCGCCATCAGGGAAGCCATCACCATCCGCCGCGCCCTCGCCGACACCAACCCCGGTCTTTTCGGACCAGACCTACAGCGTTCCCTGAACATGGCCGTCCGATTGGAAGGACTCGGACCCTAG